From the genome of Mixophyes fleayi isolate aMixFle1 chromosome 2, aMixFle1.hap1, whole genome shotgun sequence, one region includes:
- the WDR77 gene encoding methylosome protein WDR77 has product MSTENPWQSPVRAPACMELQLEAVRYRRDGKMLLAASSLNARTWGGSIWVYKDPLGAPNENLCTAGVQTEAGVTDVAWVLEKGILVASDSGAVELWELLDNDSLLANKFAKYEHDDIVTTLSVFAGGIQAVSGSNDFSVKVWDLSQKTPLKSYKAHSGHVNCVSTCPGKETIFLSCGKDGRVLLWDTRNPKPARRINFGAPNITPTAVTWHPDKDDTIACGDETGNVYIVNLSSPDSAQVIALHSRSITGLAYSHHSSPFLASISEDCSAVVLNADSSEIFRDLSHQDFITGVAWSPVDLSSFTTVGWDHKVLHHSLPKENKSKPSADTQG; this is encoded by the exons ATGAGCACAGAGAATCCGTGGCAGAGCCCTGTGAGGGCCCCTGCCTGCATGGAGCTACAGCTGGAAGCGGTGCGGTACCGCCGAG ATGGTAAAATGCTTCTGGCGGCTTCAAGCCTAAATGCTCGAACTTGGGGAGGTTCGATTTGGGTTTACAAGGATCCTCTTGGAGCCCCTAATGAGAACCTCTGTACAGCTGGAGTCCAAACAGAGGCAGGTGTAACAGATGTGGCCTGGGTATTAGAGAAAGGAATCCTTGTTGCTTCGGACTCTG GCGCAGTGGAGCTGTGGGAGCTGCTGGATAATGACTCTCTACTTGCTAATAAATTCGCCAAGTATGAGCACGATGACATTGTAACAACCCTAAGCGTATTTGCTGGGGGGATTCAGGCTGTTAGTGGAAGCAATGATTTCAG TGTGAAGGTCTGGGATCTCTCTCAAAAAACGCCCCTAAAGTCGTATAAAG CACATTCTGGTCACGTAAACTGTGTGTCCACTTGCCCTGGAAAAGAGACAATCTTTCTGTCTTGTGGTAAG GATGGCAGAGTATTATTGTGGGATACGAGAAATCCTAAACCTGCTAGGCGGATCA ACTTTGGTGCCCCAAACATTACACCTACTGCTGTGACTTGGCATCCTGACAAAGACGATACAATCGCTTGTG GTGACGAGACTGGCAATGTTTATATTGTAAATCTGAGCAGCCCAGATTCAGCCCAAGTGATTGCCTTACATTCCAGGTCTATCACAGGGCTGGCATACTCGCATCACAG CTCCCCGTTCCTGGCATCAATCAGTGAAGATTGCTCGGCCGTGGTCCTCAACGCTGACTCTTCAGAAAT TTTCAGGGATCTTTCTCATCAAGACTTTATAACGGGCGTGGCATGGTCTCCAGTTGATCTTTCAAGCTTCACCACTGTTGGTTGGGACCACAAAGTTCTTCATCACAGCCTTCCAAAGGAGAACAAATCAAAGCCTTCTGCTGATACACAGGGTTAA